A stretch of the Mycobacterium sp. ITM-2016-00317 genome encodes the following:
- a CDS encoding response regulator — MDEPVTVLAVDDQPVNLRLLDAVLTPRGHRVVRAASGAEALDALRSGDIDIVLLDVVMPEMDGYQVCRQIRSDPATGFLPVVMITASGSEQRLNALLAGADDFVTKPFDQAELLARVASLARIKRYHDTVRRQADELAAWNAELESRVAAQVAELERTNRLRRFLSPQLADLVVSDEHLLESHRREIVVLFGDLRNFTPFAETSEPEEVMGVLAEYHHAMGALIHRYEGTLERFTGDGVMVFFNDPVPCADAAERAVRMALQIRDAVTELARGWRRRGHDLALGIGIAQGFATLGRIGFEGRFDYAAIGSVTNLAARLCSDAGPWQVLVTDRVLAAVEDSAVAEPVGDVQPKGFSKTVCVHNIRAMN; from the coding sequence ATGGACGAGCCGGTGACGGTGCTGGCGGTCGACGACCAGCCGGTCAACCTCCGCCTGCTGGACGCGGTGCTGACGCCACGGGGGCATCGCGTGGTGCGGGCGGCATCGGGAGCCGAGGCGCTGGACGCCTTGAGAAGCGGCGACATCGACATCGTGCTGCTCGACGTCGTGATGCCCGAGATGGACGGCTACCAGGTGTGCCGCCAGATCCGGTCGGACCCGGCCACCGGGTTCCTGCCGGTCGTGATGATCACCGCCAGTGGCAGCGAGCAGCGGCTGAACGCCCTGCTCGCCGGCGCAGACGATTTCGTCACCAAACCGTTCGACCAGGCCGAACTGCTGGCCCGGGTGGCGTCGCTGGCCCGGATCAAGCGTTACCACGACACCGTGCGCCGTCAGGCCGACGAACTCGCCGCGTGGAACGCCGAACTGGAGAGCCGGGTCGCCGCGCAGGTGGCCGAACTGGAGCGGACGAACAGGTTGCGCCGTTTCCTGTCACCGCAACTGGCCGACCTCGTGGTCTCCGACGAGCACCTGTTGGAGAGCCACCGGCGCGAGATCGTGGTGCTGTTCGGGGATCTGCGCAACTTCACCCCGTTCGCCGAGACCAGCGAGCCCGAGGAAGTGATGGGCGTGCTGGCCGAGTACCACCATGCGATGGGTGCACTGATCCACCGGTACGAGGGCACGCTGGAGCGTTTCACCGGCGACGGCGTGATGGTGTTCTTCAACGACCCGGTCCCGTGCGCGGACGCTGCCGAGCGTGCCGTGCGCATGGCACTGCAGATCCGCGATGCGGTGACCGAACTGGCCCGCGGATGGCGTAGGCGGGGACACGATCTGGCGCTGGGCATCGGTATCGCGCAGGGATTCGCGACCCTGGGCCGGATCGGCTTCGAGGGCCGCTTCGACTACGCGGCGATCGGCAGCGTCACCAACCTCGCTGCCCGGCTCTGCTCGGACGCCGGACCGTGGCAGGTGCTGGTGACCGACCGCGTGCTGGCCGCGGTGGAGGACAGCGCCGTCGCCGAACCGGTCGGCGACGTGCAGCCCAAGGGTTTCAGCAAGACGGTATGCGTCCACAACATCCGTGCCATGAACTGA
- a CDS encoding peptide ligase PGM1-related protein, which produces MTDLQTARRTLGQLDDEQRYRAFDDLQLAMRPAWDSIQKNLADESVVVVPSISVERTTAGSVTVTQALEERALFLLLLLRQPRLRMIYVTSQPIPELVIEYYLGLLPGVIPSHARARLTVVAVGDASPMSLSEKLLARPRLLHEIRELIPNPARSHLIPYNTTALERDVALSLGIPMYGADPRLIELGSKTGCRRMFEECGVRCPVGAEDLHTVDDIVTGVQHMRRRRPSLTLAIVKLNEGVSGAGNASLDLVALPEPGAPDEARAIADRVRALVPESVALSVDAYLAAFEKNGGIVEERICGAALESPSVQMRALPDGTVELLSTHDQVLGGATGQQYLGCVFPANPAYAARIAEPAMVIGHHLAQRGVLGRFAVDFVVVQDDSGEWTPYAIELNLRKGGTTHPFLTLQFLTGGRYDGARGVYLTPDGTAKHLVATDHLEDDRLKSLTVADLFDVVAQHGLHFDQSRGTGVVFHMISCLTECGRVGMTAVGDSADGAWQIYQHAEAVLLREAELALREEAVIGVPG; this is translated from the coding sequence ATGACCGATCTCCAAACCGCCCGCCGCACATTAGGTCAGCTGGACGACGAGCAGCGTTACCGGGCGTTCGACGACCTTCAGCTGGCGATGCGTCCGGCGTGGGATTCCATCCAGAAGAACCTGGCCGACGAATCGGTGGTGGTGGTGCCCTCGATCAGCGTCGAGCGCACCACCGCGGGCAGCGTCACGGTCACGCAGGCGCTGGAGGAGCGGGCACTGTTCCTGCTCCTGCTGCTTCGGCAGCCGCGGTTACGCATGATCTATGTGACCTCGCAGCCGATCCCGGAACTCGTCATCGAGTACTACCTCGGCCTGTTGCCCGGGGTGATCCCCAGCCATGCCCGCGCGCGGCTGACAGTGGTGGCGGTCGGCGATGCGTCGCCGATGTCGTTGAGCGAGAAGCTCCTGGCGCGCCCGCGACTGCTGCACGAGATCCGCGAGCTGATCCCCAACCCGGCGCGATCCCATTTGATCCCGTACAACACCACCGCGCTGGAACGTGATGTCGCGCTTTCGCTGGGGATCCCGATGTACGGAGCGGATCCGCGGCTGATCGAGTTGGGCAGCAAGACGGGATGCCGACGGATGTTCGAGGAGTGCGGCGTGCGGTGCCCGGTCGGTGCGGAAGACCTGCACACCGTCGACGACATCGTCACCGGGGTGCAGCACATGCGCCGGCGCCGCCCGTCGCTCACGCTGGCGATCGTGAAACTGAACGAAGGAGTGTCGGGCGCGGGTAACGCGTCGCTGGATCTGGTCGCGTTGCCGGAACCTGGTGCGCCCGACGAGGCGCGCGCGATCGCCGACCGGGTGCGCGCCCTGGTGCCGGAGAGCGTGGCGCTGTCGGTCGACGCCTACCTCGCGGCCTTCGAGAAGAACGGCGGGATCGTCGAGGAACGGATCTGCGGCGCGGCGCTGGAAAGCCCGAGCGTGCAGATGCGGGCGCTGCCCGACGGCACCGTCGAGCTGTTGTCCACCCACGACCAGGTGCTGGGCGGCGCCACCGGCCAGCAGTACCTCGGCTGTGTGTTCCCGGCGAACCCGGCCTATGCGGCGAGGATCGCCGAGCCGGCGATGGTGATCGGGCACCACCTCGCGCAGCGCGGTGTGCTGGGCCGGTTCGCCGTGGATTTTGTGGTGGTGCAGGATGATTCGGGAGAGTGGACCCCGTATGCGATCGAGCTGAACCTGCGCAAGGGCGGCACCACCCATCCGTTCCTGACCCTGCAGTTCCTGACCGGCGGCCGCTACGACGGTGCGCGCGGGGTGTACCTCACGCCGGACGGGACGGCCAAGCATCTCGTCGCGACCGACCACCTCGAAGACGACCGGCTCAAGAGCCTCACCGTGGCCGACCTGTTCGACGTGGTGGCCCAGCACGGGCTGCACTTCGACCAGTCCCGTGGCACCGGTGTGGTGTTCCACATGATCAGCTGCCTGACCGAGTGCGGTCGGGTCGGGATGACCGCGGTCGGCGACAGCGCCGACGGGGCTTGGCAGATCTATCAGCACGCCGAGGCGGTACTGCTGCGTGAGGCGGAGCTGGCGCTGCGCGAAGAGGCCGTGATCGGGGTTCCGGGTTGA
- a CDS encoding MFS transporter: MPEQMVERPSAPRGGAALIAVLAAGGISVSLMQTLVIPLVPQLPEILGTSSANASWAVTATLLTGAVATPMFGRLGDMFGAKRVLVACAVLLTVGSVVAALTSSLIPLVIGRALQGFGAPVIPLGISVLRASLPPERVGAAMGMVSASLGVGGALGLPLSAVIAEHLSWHALFWCAALLGLASGVLFSLFVPDIVPSKTMGRFDFLGAVGLAAGLIMLLLPISKGASWGWGNPTTIGLLLGSLAVFVVFGWWQFRTPAPLVDIRTTIKTPVLLTNLASIAVGFAMFAMSLIGPQILQLPDATGYGLGQSMVAAGLWMAPGGLAMMAAAPIAAKIIASRGPRFTLVAGCIVIAVGYLGGTQLLGSPAGVLTFSILVSIGVGFAFASLPTLINAAVPVSETAAANGINSLARALGTSVSSAAMAAVLVQTGMVVGGHMIPSLNGFRIALVIAGVAAAVAAMIAIAIPAATPTPAPAPDAVEPVLSPSAIRRRAQRLENVMTAVGRQSAVALGVPSASHRLDRGDYVIAAYLGGAGAMSVPDLAAALTSDERPVEERISALIRDGLAGRAPAADQAAPPRFSLTSRGRAMFESQRSANISGLESVLSRWDDGDVAALIGYLGRLSDGIDEELRRRRDATGPSGAVVPGVTAHAPTAPMRAPRLTRRPAGPGRPVRNQPGGAVDPAAPTEVLRHRR; this comes from the coding sequence GTGCCTGAACAGATGGTCGAGCGCCCGTCGGCGCCCCGAGGCGGTGCAGCGCTCATCGCCGTGCTCGCCGCCGGCGGCATCAGCGTCTCGCTGATGCAGACGTTGGTGATCCCGCTCGTGCCGCAGCTGCCCGAAATCCTGGGCACCTCGTCGGCCAACGCCTCGTGGGCGGTGACCGCGACATTGCTGACCGGTGCGGTCGCCACCCCGATGTTCGGCCGGCTGGGCGACATGTTCGGCGCCAAACGGGTACTGGTGGCCTGTGCGGTGCTGCTCACCGTCGGCTCCGTCGTCGCCGCGCTGACGAGCTCGTTGATCCCGCTGGTGATCGGCAGGGCGCTGCAGGGGTTCGGCGCCCCGGTGATCCCGCTGGGCATCAGCGTGCTGCGCGCGTCCCTGCCGCCGGAGCGAGTGGGCGCGGCGATGGGCATGGTGAGCGCCTCGCTCGGAGTGGGCGGCGCGCTGGGACTGCCGCTGTCGGCCGTGATCGCCGAGCACCTGAGCTGGCACGCGTTGTTCTGGTGCGCAGCGCTCCTCGGGCTGGCGTCGGGGGTGCTGTTCAGCCTGTTCGTTCCCGACATCGTCCCGTCGAAGACCATGGGCCGCTTCGACTTCCTCGGTGCCGTCGGCCTGGCCGCGGGCCTGATCATGCTGCTGCTGCCCATCTCGAAGGGCGCGAGCTGGGGCTGGGGCAACCCGACGACGATCGGCCTGCTGCTCGGCTCCCTGGCGGTCTTCGTGGTGTTCGGGTGGTGGCAGTTCCGGACCCCGGCACCGCTGGTGGACATCCGGACGACGATCAAAACCCCTGTGCTGCTGACCAACCTGGCCTCGATCGCGGTCGGCTTCGCGATGTTCGCGATGTCGTTGATCGGCCCCCAGATCCTGCAGTTGCCCGACGCGACCGGGTACGGGCTGGGCCAGAGCATGGTGGCGGCCGGGCTGTGGATGGCGCCGGGCGGTCTGGCGATGATGGCGGCGGCGCCGATCGCGGCGAAGATCATCGCCTCGCGCGGGCCGCGCTTCACCCTGGTCGCCGGCTGCATCGTCATCGCCGTCGGATACCTGGGTGGCACACAGCTTCTCGGTAGTCCGGCGGGCGTGCTGACGTTCAGCATCCTGGTCAGCATCGGTGTCGGTTTCGCGTTCGCCTCGCTGCCGACGCTGATCAACGCCGCGGTGCCGGTGTCCGAGACCGCCGCGGCGAACGGCATCAACTCGCTGGCGCGCGCGCTGGGCACCTCGGTGTCGAGCGCGGCGATGGCCGCGGTTCTGGTGCAGACCGGCATGGTGGTCGGCGGTCATATGATCCCGTCCCTGAACGGGTTCCGGATCGCGCTGGTCATCGCCGGGGTGGCGGCCGCGGTCGCCGCGATGATCGCGATCGCCATCCCGGCGGCGACGCCCACTCCCGCGCCCGCTCCGGACGCCGTCGAACCGGTGCTGTCCCCATCGGCGATCCGCCGGCGGGCACAGCGGTTGGAGAACGTGATGACCGCGGTCGGGCGCCAGTCCGCAGTGGCTCTGGGTGTGCCGTCGGCGTCCCATCGACTGGATCGCGGCGACTACGTCATCGCCGCCTATCTGGGCGGTGCCGGCGCGATGTCGGTGCCGGACCTGGCCGCCGCGCTGACCAGCGACGAACGACCGGTCGAGGAACGCATCTCGGCGCTGATCCGCGACGGTCTGGCCGGGCGGGCACCGGCCGCGGATCAGGCTGCGCCGCCGCGCTTCTCGCTCACCTCCCGGGGGCGGGCGATGTTCGAGAGCCAGCGCTCGGCCAACATCAGCGGCCTCGAGTCGGTGCTGTCACGCTGGGACGACGGCGACGTCGCCGCGTTGATCGGCTATCTCGGGCGGTTGTCCGACGGGATCGACGAGGAGCTCCGCCGGCGGCGCGACGCCACCGGCCCCAGCGGTGCCGTCGTGCCCGGTGTCACCGCTCATGCGCCGACGGCACCGATGCGGGCTCCGCGGCTGACCCGCAGACCGGCGGGTCCCGGCCGTCCGGTGCGCAACCAGCCCGGCGGCGCGGTGGACCCGGCCGCCCCCACCGAGGTGTTGCGGCATCGCCGCTGA
- a CDS encoding TetR/AcrR family transcriptional regulator, with protein MTHSAPAASPRRAAGRPTRAQALLRAEELLDCALEVFLDRGFDHATIDGIAATAGMAKRTIYARYSDKETLFRAAVQRAIDRWAVPAEELRKLDTGDLEETLIAVAGARLRTAVSPDGVRLQRILNAEAYRFPELPRIAYEQGSRPAVRFIAEVLARHAATGSIAIDDPELLGTSFLSLVIGGPAHGVLWGAVLDDDAVADRIRVCVRLFLDGARPR; from the coding sequence GTGACTCACTCCGCCCCGGCCGCGTCGCCGCGCCGCGCCGCCGGCCGACCCACGCGCGCGCAGGCGCTGCTGCGTGCCGAGGAACTGCTGGACTGCGCGCTGGAGGTGTTCCTGGACCGGGGATTCGACCACGCCACGATCGACGGGATCGCCGCGACGGCCGGGATGGCCAAGCGGACCATCTATGCCCGCTATTCCGACAAAGAGACCCTGTTCCGTGCGGCGGTGCAGCGCGCGATCGACCGGTGGGCGGTCCCGGCAGAGGAGCTTCGCAAGCTGGACACCGGCGACCTGGAGGAGACGCTGATCGCGGTGGCCGGGGCGCGCTTGCGCACCGCGGTGAGTCCCGACGGGGTCCGCCTGCAACGCATCCTCAACGCCGAGGCCTACCGGTTCCCCGAGCTTCCCCGCATCGCCTACGAGCAGGGCAGTCGGCCCGCGGTGCGCTTCATCGCCGAGGTGCTGGCGCGGCACGCGGCCACCGGCAGCATCGCGATCGACGATCCCGAACTTCTCGGGACATCGTTCCTGAGCCTGGTCATCGGCGGTCCCGCGCACGGTGTGCTGTGGGGAGCGGTGCTGGACGACGACGCCGTCGCCGACCGGATCCGGGTCTGTGTTCGGCTGTTCCTCGACGGCGCCCGGCCGCGCTGA
- a CDS encoding helix-turn-helix domain-containing protein, translating into MAERLASGRHRLSREQVAAHQRQRLFKALATVMAENGYSKTTVEDLIREAGVSKATFYQHFTSKQDCFMSAYARMQQHVIDGVEALPSTGTPMQRFDVMLDRYLSFLAADPATARLFLVEVYAAGPEAMRRRVDLQQDFVAGVARVFNARSTADRFACQMLVAAISALVTNALADQDAEAVTALKKPILGYTERVMAVPESMPGRTT; encoded by the coding sequence ATGGCCGAGCGGCTCGCCTCCGGACGGCACCGGCTGTCCAGGGAACAGGTCGCCGCCCATCAGAGACAGCGGCTGTTCAAGGCACTCGCCACCGTCATGGCCGAGAACGGGTACAGCAAGACCACGGTCGAGGATCTGATCAGAGAGGCCGGGGTCTCCAAGGCCACCTTCTACCAGCACTTCACGTCAAAGCAGGACTGCTTCATGTCGGCGTACGCGCGGATGCAGCAGCACGTGATCGACGGCGTCGAGGCACTGCCGTCGACCGGCACACCGATGCAGCGCTTCGACGTCATGCTCGACCGGTATTTGAGCTTCCTCGCCGCGGACCCGGCCACGGCGCGGCTGTTCCTGGTCGAGGTGTACGCCGCCGGACCGGAGGCCATGCGCAGGCGCGTCGATCTGCAGCAGGATTTCGTGGCGGGAGTGGCGAGAGTGTTCAACGCCCGCAGCACCGCCGACCGGTTCGCGTGCCAGATGCTGGTCGCGGCGATCTCGGCACTGGTGACCAACGCGCTGGCCGACCAGGACGCCGAGGCGGTCACCGCGCTGAAGAAGCCGATCCTGGGCTACACCGAACGGGTCATGGCGGTCCCCGAGTCGATGCCGGGCCGCACGACCTAG
- a CDS encoding NAD(P)H-binding protein: MTDSTNPFLVLGATGKTGRRVAARLRMLGLPVRAASRTSPAPFDWADPGGWDAVLQGVTAAYVVPPPVQGPAPEFVAKAEAAGVRQLVLLSGRGADDWGDSPFGREMREAEDAVRGSSIPWTVLRPNNFAQNFDEELWHAPLLHGELALPAGDVPEPFVDLEDVAEVAVRVLTDPDRHAGLTHDLTGPRSIAFGEAVELISRATGRPISYRQISTAEYVDALVEQGVDRHVAHDVAEMFTLMDSGLIAKTAEGVADVLGRPPRPFEDYVARVAAAGVWNR; this comes from the coding sequence ATGACTGATTCGACCAACCCTTTCCTGGTCCTCGGGGCCACCGGCAAGACCGGACGGCGAGTGGCCGCCCGACTGCGCATGCTCGGGCTGCCCGTGCGAGCCGCTTCACGGACCAGCCCAGCGCCGTTCGACTGGGCAGACCCCGGCGGCTGGGATGCGGTGCTGCAGGGCGTGACGGCTGCGTATGTGGTGCCGCCACCGGTCCAGGGACCCGCACCCGAGTTCGTCGCGAAGGCCGAAGCCGCCGGGGTGCGGCAGCTGGTGCTGCTGTCCGGGCGCGGTGCCGACGACTGGGGCGACTCGCCGTTCGGGCGCGAGATGAGAGAAGCCGAGGACGCCGTCCGCGGATCCTCCATTCCGTGGACCGTCCTGCGCCCGAACAACTTCGCCCAGAACTTCGACGAGGAGCTGTGGCACGCGCCGCTGCTGCACGGCGAGCTGGCGCTGCCTGCCGGTGACGTGCCCGAACCGTTCGTCGACCTCGAGGACGTCGCCGAGGTCGCGGTGCGGGTGCTCACCGACCCCGACCGGCACGCAGGTCTCACTCACGACTTGACCGGGCCCCGGTCGATCGCTTTCGGTGAAGCCGTCGAGTTGATCTCCCGCGCGACGGGGCGGCCGATTTCCTACCGCCAGATCTCCACGGCGGAGTACGTCGACGCGCTGGTCGAGCAGGGCGTCGACCGACACGTCGCCCACGATGTGGCAGAGATGTTCACGCTGATGGACAGTGGGCTGATCGCCAAGACCGCCGAGGGGGTCGCCGACGTGCTGGGCCGTCCGCCCCGGCCCTTCGAGGACTACGTGGCGCGCGTCGCCGCGGCGGGAGTGTGGAATCGGTGA
- a CDS encoding pyridoxamine 5'-phosphate oxidase family protein: MSTETLTAEDISFLARPLYGLFTAAGGPQPPQPRPVWFEVTADGAVQLFTGPDTVKVRRLRRDPRASLVVTAPVGERERWVSVAGPVTIVPDGADALVERLAARYWDPTDPVRADDLTAMRAEQWVRVVIRPDAVMRYKA; the protein is encoded by the coding sequence GTGAGCACGGAAACGCTGACAGCCGAGGACATCTCGTTCCTGGCTCGCCCTCTGTACGGCTTGTTCACCGCCGCGGGCGGACCGCAACCGCCGCAGCCGCGGCCGGTGTGGTTCGAAGTGACCGCCGACGGGGCGGTGCAGCTGTTCACCGGCCCGGACACCGTGAAGGTTCGGCGCCTTCGCCGCGATCCCCGCGCGTCGCTGGTGGTGACCGCACCGGTCGGTGAGCGGGAACGTTGGGTGTCGGTGGCCGGGCCCGTCACGATCGTCCCCGACGGTGCCGACGCTCTCGTCGAACGCCTCGCCGCCCGGTATTGGGACCCCACCGATCCCGTCCGCGCCGACGACCTCACCGCCATGCGCGCCGAGCAGTGGGTACGTGTGGTCATCCGTCCCGACGCCGTGATGCGTTACAAGGCTTAG
- a CDS encoding ATP-binding protein yields the protein MTEQFHLSRLQVINWGVFDGYHDIPFSEGGALIAGASGSGKSSLLDAISLGFLPFNRRNFNASGDNTAAGSSAGRRTVDKYVRGAWGQRSDGGTSRVMYLRGDGTAWSAVAVTYSSDSGRTVTGLVLKWLTGESRNDSSSRFVLGDGDFDIEDICNRWAAGRFDTGVFKENGWRFTTKVESQYLAQLYATIGIRASDAAQQLLGKAKSLKSVGGLEQFVREFMLDEPESVTRLPEALKQIDPLVEARELLAVAQKKRKILGDIEKIQQRYASESTDLGIIDLVDLPMVRAYTDHVRVAQCPAQVEQLDTTIEQLDNEYEDVTRSLNLAKAEADSLNAQISGSSASIGPLQSQVTAAETEAEQISRRRGAYEDMLAAQGLDIPETADDFWNQREELLAQATELLAKVERNREASTDAEYAQKSARLVRDEAAKELKRVEHVGSALPEFALTMREQICAAVGLDSADLPYIAELMDLRPDQTRWRTAVEKVLRGVGLRLMVPDQHWTKVLAFVNETNMRGRLQLHHVRAKFLGAEPVDPEPNTLAGKLFPVDPTHPCAAEAVDVVTAAGDHVCVDTPEVFARFRRAVTDTGLYKDSDRLAIKDDRRPLKQSEYLYQGDVSAKINALTVDLAAAEEAYQKARRVADDIAAQRQQWRDRAAACKAICEQFPQWSQIDTETADGHADRLREQYELLLADHPDIEALNARADECWSQIQKLMTRRGAIQTRRDDLDGRRTRLLELSERLRPAFVSEPLTELLNRYAGQVPVSLELLDPEPHRDALFGAIKKEREQLRESRRRSYDELARILNTFDTSFPDAVPNNSDDFDERVHDYVALCRHIDERELPEAYERMMRLVTEQAPDAILTLHRVAEQEARRISDQIARVNTGLGAVEFNRGTRLTLRATPRSLTAVSELTEIVRAISRRIAEVGLGDKQAILDQYADILRLRNRLASTAPEDKAWTRDALDVRNRFTFDCAEWDVSTEELIRTHSNAGDNSGGEQEKLMAFCLAGALSFNLASPESTDNRPVFAQLMLDEAFSKSDPQFAQQALQAFRKFGFQLVIVATVQNATTIQPYIDSVVMVSKTEATGRNARPVATVSTRTISEFGQLRREMRATAKVPAGV from the coding sequence TTGACTGAGCAGTTCCACCTGTCCCGGCTCCAGGTGATCAACTGGGGAGTCTTCGACGGCTACCACGACATTCCGTTCAGCGAGGGCGGCGCGCTGATCGCCGGTGCCTCGGGCAGCGGTAAATCCTCTCTGCTGGATGCGATCTCGCTGGGTTTCCTGCCGTTCAACCGGCGCAACTTCAACGCCTCCGGCGACAACACCGCCGCGGGTTCGAGCGCGGGCAGGCGCACCGTCGACAAGTACGTGCGCGGCGCGTGGGGCCAGCGCAGCGACGGCGGCACCAGCCGAGTGATGTACCTGCGCGGCGACGGCACCGCGTGGTCGGCGGTGGCGGTCACCTACTCCAGCGACTCCGGGCGCACCGTGACCGGCCTGGTGCTCAAATGGCTCACGGGCGAGTCCCGCAACGACTCGTCGAGCCGGTTCGTGCTCGGCGACGGCGACTTCGACATCGAGGACATCTGCAACCGCTGGGCGGCAGGACGTTTCGACACCGGGGTGTTCAAGGAGAACGGCTGGCGGTTCACCACCAAGGTGGAGTCGCAGTATCTGGCCCAGCTGTACGCGACCATCGGCATCCGTGCCTCCGATGCCGCCCAGCAGCTGCTCGGCAAGGCGAAGTCGCTGAAGAGCGTCGGCGGGCTGGAGCAGTTCGTCCGCGAGTTCATGCTCGACGAACCCGAGAGCGTGACCCGGCTGCCGGAGGCGCTCAAGCAGATCGACCCGCTGGTGGAGGCGCGTGAGCTGCTGGCGGTCGCGCAGAAGAAGCGCAAGATCCTCGGCGACATCGAGAAGATCCAGCAGCGCTACGCCTCGGAGTCCACCGATCTGGGCATCATCGACCTGGTGGATCTGCCGATGGTGCGGGCCTACACCGACCACGTCCGGGTCGCGCAGTGCCCGGCTCAGGTCGAGCAGCTCGACACCACGATCGAGCAGCTCGACAACGAGTACGAGGACGTCACCCGAAGCCTGAATCTGGCCAAGGCCGAGGCGGATTCGCTCAACGCGCAGATCAGCGGATCCAGCGCGAGCATCGGCCCGCTGCAGTCTCAGGTCACCGCCGCCGAGACCGAGGCCGAGCAGATCTCCCGCAGGCGCGGCGCGTACGAGGACATGCTGGCTGCGCAGGGCCTCGACATTCCGGAGACCGCGGACGACTTCTGGAACCAGCGCGAGGAACTGCTCGCCCAGGCTACCGAGTTGCTGGCCAAGGTCGAGCGCAACCGCGAGGCCTCAACCGACGCCGAGTACGCGCAGAAGTCGGCCCGGCTGGTCCGCGACGAGGCCGCCAAGGAACTCAAGCGGGTCGAGCATGTGGGGTCGGCGCTGCCCGAGTTCGCGCTGACGATGCGGGAGCAGATCTGCGCCGCGGTCGGTCTCGACTCGGCCGACCTGCCCTACATCGCCGAGCTGATGGATCTGCGACCGGACCAGACGCGGTGGCGCACCGCGGTGGAGAAGGTGCTGCGCGGTGTCGGGCTGCGGCTGATGGTGCCCGATCAGCACTGGACCAAGGTGCTGGCGTTCGTCAACGAGACCAACATGCGGGGACGGCTGCAGCTGCACCACGTCCGGGCGAAGTTCCTCGGCGCCGAACCGGTCGATCCGGAGCCGAACACGTTGGCGGGCAAGCTCTTCCCGGTCGATCCGACGCATCCGTGCGCGGCCGAGGCGGTCGACGTGGTGACCGCCGCCGGGGACCACGTCTGCGTCGACACCCCGGAGGTGTTCGCGCGGTTCCGCCGCGCGGTCACCGACACCGGGCTGTACAAGGACTCCGACCGGCTCGCGATCAAGGACGACCGGCGTCCGCTCAAGCAGTCCGAGTACCTGTACCAGGGCGATGTGTCGGCGAAGATCAACGCGCTGACCGTCGACCTGGCCGCGGCCGAGGAGGCGTACCAGAAGGCCCGCCGCGTCGCCGACGACATCGCCGCCCAGCGTCAGCAGTGGCGCGACCGGGCCGCGGCGTGCAAGGCGATCTGCGAGCAGTTCCCGCAGTGGAGCCAGATCGACACCGAAACCGCCGACGGGCACGCCGACCGGTTGCGGGAGCAGTACGAGCTGCTGCTGGCCGACCACCCCGACATCGAGGCGCTCAACGCGCGCGCCGACGAGTGCTGGTCGCAGATCCAGAAGTTGATGACGCGCCGCGGCGCGATCCAGACCCGCCGCGACGATCTGGACGGGCGGCGGACCAGGCTGCTCGAGCTGTCCGAACGGCTCCGGCCGGCATTCGTGTCGGAGCCGCTGACCGAGCTTCTGAACCGGTACGCCGGTCAGGTTCCGGTGTCGTTGGAGCTGCTCGATCCCGAGCCGCACCGCGACGCGCTGTTCGGCGCCATCAAGAAGGAACGCGAACAGCTGCGGGAGAGCCGCCGTCGTTCCTATGACGAGCTGGCGCGCATCCTGAACACCTTCGACACGTCCTTCCCGGACGCCGTGCCGAACAACTCGGACGATTTCGACGAGCGGGTGCACGACTACGTCGCGCTGTGCCGGCACATCGACGAGCGTGAGCTGCCGGAAGCCTACGAGCGGATGATGCGCCTGGTGACCGAGCAGGCGCCGGATGCGATCCTGACGTTGCACCGGGTGGCCGAGCAGGAGGCCCGCCGGATCAGCGACCAGATCGCCCGCGTGAACACGGGTTTGGGGGCGGTGGAGTTCAACCGAGGCACCCGCCTGACCCTGCGTGCCACACCGCGCAGCCTGACGGCGGTGTCGGAGCTGACCGAGATCGTGCGGGCCATCTCACGGCGCATCGCCGAGGTGGGCCTGGGCGACAAGCAGGCGATCCTGGATCAGTACGCCGACATCCTGCGGCTGCGCAACCGGTTGGCGTCGACGGCGCCGGAGGACAAGGCGTGGACGCGCGACGCCCTCGACGTGCGCAACCGGTTCACGTTCGACTGCGCGGAATGGGATGTCAGCACCGAGGAGCTGATCCGGACGCATTCCAACGCCGGTGACAACTCCGGCGGCGAGCAGGAGAAGCTGATGGCGTTCTGCCTGGCGGGTGCACTGAGCTTCAACCTTGCGAGCCCCGAAAGCACGGACAACAGACCGGTTTTCGCGCAGCTGATGCTCGACGAGGCGTTCAGCAAGTCGGATCCACAGTTCGCCCAGCAGGCGTTGCAGGCGTTCCGCAAGTTCGGGTTCCAGCTGGTGATCGTCGCGACGGTGCAGAACGCGACGACGATCCAGCCCTACATCGACAGCGTGGTGATGGTGTCCAAGACCGAGGCGACGGGCCGCAATGCCCGTCCGGTGGCGACGGTGTCCACGCGCACCATCTCCGAGTTCGGGCAGTTGCGCCGGGAGATGCGGGCCACCGCCAAGGTTCCCGCCGGCGTGTAG